The Hippopotamus amphibius kiboko isolate mHipAmp2 chromosome 3, mHipAmp2.hap2, whole genome shotgun sequence genomic interval ATCAGGGAGGGAGTGGTAGAAGAGGTGGACAAattgtgaacctaaaactctGACCCGGCCCATATTTATTTTCGTACTCGGCATTTCTAAAGAATTTGTATCTTAAAGTCCCTGGACTCCTCCACCACATCCACACCCAGCCATGTCGGTGGCTGTCCTCACCACCGGGTGGGATTCAGAGGAAAGGGGACTCTGCAATCTGTGGGCAGCCTGGATGGCTCCTTTCTAATCAGCATATCTGGATGGGAAACTAGACCCCAAGTTCCAGAGGCAACAAGAGTGCTGAGGGTTGAATTCGGAACAGGTGAAGGAGAAAAGTGTAGGGACTGGATAACAGCAGaactccctcctctcccaggatCCCAGCACCCCAGCAGCTTCAGGGGCAACAGACAATCAGGACGGCGGCCCTCCCCGCCAGTGAAGATGGTGCACTTATTGGGCCATTATTTCCATGTTCCACacgaggaagctgaggctcagagcaggcaAGTTCAGATTCATAACCACACATCACCCACAAAGGAAGGGAACTGCGGAGGGCTCAGACACTTGTATCCAGCTGGGCAACCTCCTGAGGGAGGAGACGGGAActggggggctgtgtgtgtgtgtctaggccACTGCTTGCCCAGCCTCCAATGAGACTGCAGGGTGGGGAGTGACATGGGGGTGGGCAAAGGCGGGAGCCCTAGTGAGTTCGCGGTGGGGAGAGACTGAGCCAAGGCACTGTCCTAggctcctttcctttcctgtctcccGGACGCCATCAGTCACAGAGACCGACCTTTGATCTGCTCCACTTCATCTTCGAATGTCACCGAGCTCCTCCTCTTGGGTGGGCACGTGTGGGAGGGAGGGTTGTCATCAGACGTGTAGTCTTCGAGCAGCATGACGTCCGTCCCTAAAACCAAGGGCAGATTGTGCACCTATAACAGGCAATGCTGAGTCCTTCTTGCCGCCTTTCTCGTCCTCTCTCAATACCCCTTTCGTCCCTCTCTCCCATTTATTAAAGCCCACAATCAGGTGCAACCAACTGCCCTGCAGCATTTGCCCAGGACACACACTGTCTCTCCTCCCACTTCAGAGAGTTTGCAGCCAGCCACTGGGGCTGcttcaaacacacaaaaaacacagCAGTGTTATCCAAGTGGACGGGTTGCACGCCACAGCTAGCATACTCACGAGCGCGGAGTCGGCCAGACCTGGAATAGGCAAGGGGCGTCAGgctgagtgggggagggaggctatTAAAGGGGCTTTGTGTTCAGAGCGATTCTTCTTACAGTTGGAATTTCTATCATCCTAGGTAAAGTATGCTgtgctaaataaacatttaaaacctGAACATGTAAAGTTCTTTGGGGATCAAAAAGGGATTGAGAAATATGCCCCCCAAAAGTGGGGggaaaggcagaaaggaaggaagtcctCTTAGACAGAGCTGGGCAGCCCaggcaggtggaggtggggagtgggaccaggtttggggaggggaggagggctgagCAGGACCCCGGCCCCACACTGGGGCGGGTGCTGGGACCAGCCCTGTTCTGTCTTAGTCTCCAGCTTTCAGTCCTTCAAGGCCTTGGTGCTCAGGAAATTAGGAAGAAAGGGGAGCCAGGAGCTTCTCAAGTGTTCTTTGAGAACAACCTGCAAAGGCGTGTTCCTCTGGCGGGCTTTACCATGTGGTAGTTAAGCACACGGGTTGCCGAGTCAGACAGACCTAGGATCACAGGCAGGTTATTTAGTCCCTCAGCATCCTTCCCCGTCTGCAGGATGGGGATCATAATTCCATCTACCTCACGGAGTTGTGCTGAGGCTTATGACACACGTGAAGACGTGACAccgtgcttggcacacagtaggtgcctaATCAACAGAAGTCGTCACTCAGGAGGACACGGCTAACCGTGGGCTGGAGCTCGCACCCTCCTCTGGGTGAccctgaagcccatgctctttcTTCTGCCTACAACACGGTCCCCTTACTCCTTTCTCCTGGGTCACCTGCTACTCCCTCTTCAGGTTTTaacatcacttcctcagagaagctTTTCTAATGCTCCCCACCCCAAGTTCTCCCCAACAGGAAGCACATACAACTCTGTCACGTGTCCTCAGGGCACTCGGCTTCCCCTTCCATAGCTCGCATCACCGTTATGACCTTTTTAAATAGAATTACTGAGGTATAATTCGCATCCCACACACTTTGTCCATTTAAAGCACATGGGATGGCCGTCTTCCCGGCTAGACGGAAAGCCCCATGAGGGCAGTTCACCACTACATCTCCAGAACCTGGTACAGTGTCTGCTCAAAGCAGGGGCTTGGCAAGTAAATAcctgttaagtgaatgaatgtcACTCTGCCTCTGGATCCCTGCTGGCTGtctgagaagagggagagagcctGAGGAGCGACAGAGACCTTCCTGTCCTTCAAGTCACAAGAGGGACTTGGGCTTACAAGGGAGGGTGTGGTTCAAGCCTCTAGGCCGCCAGGCTTCATGGGCTCCGGGAATGACTGACGGAGGGACACCTCTGGCCCCTGCCCACGAGCCTCTCATCTAAGGCCTCTCATCCAGTCATGTGCTGGCGAGCACGGGAGGTGGCACGCAGGTCCccagagcggggcgggggggactgTGACATCACAGagcctgctgctggaggaggagccctgGGCCTGCACCATCCCATGGGCAGCAGCTACAGGGAGGGTCTGCAGGATGTTGGGGGGGATGTGTTTTCTCGGGGAGACCGAGTTCCCCACAGCCGACCCCTTGATAGAGGGACGGCTGCCCCAGCTCATAAACGGGGAAACGCAGATGGTTTAGAAAGAGACTGAGAGGCTTATCTGGGATAACACAGCTCTTAAAAAGCCAGTTCGAGACTGAAAACGAGGCAGGTTGACTCCGGAGCCTGCACTGGCCAATGGTCATTACAATACAAGTGACAGCTCACaatcatttaacattttaaacgTCTCACAAGCTTTCACTTAATTTGaatctcacaacaaccctgcatGGCAGAGAGAACAGGAGCTGAGATCCCCAttgtacagaggaggaaactgggacACAGAGACGCTGAAAAGCAAAAAGCCGTGACTGGAAACCCAGACCCTTGACGCGCGTGCCCGGCCCCCCCAAAACCCTGGGAGgcttccctcccccccaccagcccccaccTGGCAGCATCAGGGAAACGCGACAGGTGAGAGGCTTACCTGAGTCCTGAGAGCAGCTGAAGCCGGTGTCCCCCGTGCTGCTGCTGTTCCGCAGGGGCTGTCCGCCTGCCATGAGTGCTGTGAGGTGCGGGGACAGGCCCAGGTCTGCAAGGCAAGGTCGGCACTGACTGCCCGGTCCCCaggggccccgcccccgccctcctgTCCGCTCTGTTCTCCTCGCAAAGCGTGCGCTCCACTCGCTGAGGACGCGAAGCTCTTGTCTGCCCCTCCTCCGCTTCACCCCTTGTTCCTTCCTGGGGCGTCTGTGTCAGGACTCACTGGGTCCCCCCAGAGGGCGAGCGCTCCTGACAGATGTCAGACACCAACAAGGCAGGTGGGAGAGAAAACGAGCTGAACAGTCCTGAGAGAAGATCTTCCAGGTAAACATGGAACGTGGGCACGTGTTTAACTCCTGAGATCCTACCTGAACACCAAAAgggactttctttttaaagaggctgaaaccccaagcaaagaggatgTTTCTAAGTTGGAAAGTGCGGGGTGCGCAGTGAAACTGGCCCAGGAAAGATCTGAGGCCGGCAGCGGGGGAGACCTGGAAGGAGGCCCCCAGGAGCTCAGGAACAGGAGCGCCGGAGTTTCTGCAGGTCGGCGGGGCTCGATGGAGCGTCTCTACAGGAAGCAGTGGGTCCCCGCCACTGGTGTCCCCATTCCGGGCTCTGGGCACCTGCCCCCCTTGTTGGCAGGAGAGTGGACAGAGTGAACTGGGGGGCTCCGGCCTTAGCGACACCAGGCACGGCCGAGGCCACGTGGCAGAAACCGAGCGAACGATGAGAGGCTGCAGAGTTCAGCGTGGGACTCCCGCCCCACTGCCTCACGCAACCTGGGCAGGGGACCAGAAACCCCATCCCCAGGGACATCCAACCAGCCAGAGAGAAAAGCCCCGCAGACCCCAAGAGCTGGGTGCCCCGTGAGACGGCCCGGCCCCACCACCCCGCAGTTCACGTGGCGCTGGCTCCCCTGCCCAGGGCTTCCCGGCGGCTTTCCAGGGCCACGTTATTAACCGTGAGGGGCAGCGGAGATCACCAGGCATTTATGGAGAGGCACCAGCAGAGATGGGGGaatggaagagggagggagaaaggcaggggAGGAAAATGGTCACAGGagcttaagaaaacaaacagaattctCAACGTCCtcagaaaattgagaaaataatgaATCCACGAATAAAAGAGCTGGAGGCCACACAGACCATGGAGATGATAAAAAAGGCActctcagcaattaaaaaaaagcacaaaaaagtcAACCTCCTCCGACCTCATGAGGAAGACCTACCTGCCATGAAGAACCTGCCATGACCTTCCATGAAGGCCCCCCCACGCTCCCGCACAGCACCCTATACACTGACAGGAGAGGCCTCCGCTCCGTACCTGCATCCTCATTCTTCTCAGGGGACAAGGTGACAGTACACACGTTCCCCTTCCTCCGTCGGAGCCAAGGAGGACgaggtgggggttggggcggGAGCCCGTGCAGCCAGAGCGCGCTGCTCTCAGAACCTCCAGGGCACGAAATGCAGGCATCGCACTTCTGCAAGGAGCCGTCCCCTCTCCTGGGGTTGGTGCAGGGGTCTGGGGCCAGAGAAGACCCCAAACATGACCACCCACCTCCAGGGTCTTGGCCTCAGAATTTGACTATGTCAGCccggcctggggaggaggggcccgTGGGGGAACACCCACTGCCAACCGGGATGGCTGAGGCCACGGTGGGTTCGGACACCATCTCTGAGGCTGCGGTGAAAGCCAGACACAATCCTGGTCTCCACCAGGGGGAGGAATCACTGGAGCCAGACCACCGCGGCTCAGCTAAGAGATCTGGAGACAGGGCAGCCAGTGGCAACTCTCTATTCTGTGTTTATCCAGCCTTTACCACTGGGGAGTGGATGCAGTTACCCAGAGTCATTTCACATGAAACAACAACACATCTAATCCcttctataaaattttttttaaaaaagaaagaaaaaggcacaaAGGGACAGGCCCAGGGATCAGATCAGAAGCCTGGAATTCTGGCCACTCCAGAACTCAGGAGAGCCTTTTAGAAGCTAAAAGAACAGGAGTGCAATTCTGGGGTGAAACTGGCACTTTGAAGTAACCAGAAGACCTCTAGGTGGCACCAGGAAGGGAACTTGGAAAAGCAAGTCAGGAACATTCAAAGGCCCCAaggtctccttccttccctccagtaCCGACCTCACGAGGGCCCTGGAGAGGGACACTTCCTCTGAGTAAATGGGAGTCAGCATGCCTCTCTTCAGAAGGTAACCGGGAAGGCTCTATTCCCAGGTTCCAGGGGCTTCGAGTATCACATGAGAGCAGCATTTGGAAAGGCTGCCCTCCCACGATGCCCAGGCCACCCTgcaagcctggggtgggggtggggggtgctgtcTGGGCTGTCCACTCCGGCTGGGTTGGCTGGTGGCAGAGTTGCTGGAGAAGCTGCTGCTTTTCTCCTGAAGGCCCCTTCTCTGCTCCGATCACCTGTAGCTACCTGTCAGCTTTGGATTTGTAGTCTGGCCTCCCAAGACCAAATACTAGCATTTAGCTTACCTTTCAGCACTAGAATCAATATCCACTCCAGGGTTGACCTACCCACCATGAAGGGGCCCTGCCTGGCAGCCCCCAGGGAGATGGAGACCGGAGATCTCAATTCCTAAGGGAGCCCCGTGGGAATCTGCTAATTCCACTGGTCGTGGCCCAGTGACAGCTGGCACCAAGGGAAAACCTAAGCTGCTGCACTTCTTCAGTTTGGGGCTAATGAAACACTAAAACCAAAATCCATGGATTCTGGTTAAAATCTATGTATGAAATAAACATGACTGCATGTATAAAACTCCTGGCATCCCGGAGTCAGCGGGGAAGCTCCAGGTGTTTGTGGAACACCACCTGTGCCTGTGCTCACAAGCACTATTAGAAAAGTGTATAATTCCACATACTGAATCCTTCGGTGAGAACTTTCCAGGTGCCCATGCAAACGGAGAGGAACAAAACCGAGACAGGGCCTCGGAGTCTTTCCTTGCTGGATTTAGAATGAATCCTAGCATCCTTCTTATGCTGTGCTAACAGGAGAGCAAGTGCTTTCTCTGGGTGAGGGAGGTGGCCTGAAGCAGGCTGGGGTAGGGAAAGCCCACTGGGGTCTAGGTGTCTGCTGCAGATGCAAGTCGTGCCCACAGAGGGCGCCAGCCCAGGGTCTGGTCACAGCCCTGGCTCAGCCAGAGGGACCAGGGATGCGAGGTGGAGGCCAGGGTTCTCCCTCCTGATCAGAAAGGCCATGGCACTCCTGGCACGGCCGGGGCAGAGCACGGAGCTGGGGTGGGCACTGCACTCTGCCCTCTTTCCGAGACTTGCTGCCGCTGCTGCCCGCCTCCTGAAGTCAGGCCACCCAGGGAAGAGACAGCAGCGATGCCCCAGCTCCCATGCACAAGAGGAAGGCCCACAGCTCAGAACCCCTCATTCCACATGCTCTTCAGCCCAAAAACATCCCACAAGACTGCTTTTCCTTCAGTGAGGAGGCCGCTCACTGCCTTGAACTCGCCAAGCCAACCACAGCTGGTGTTTTCTGCCTGTTCTCACAGCCTCACTAGCATAATCTCAAGTGGCTTGCATGGAACATCTTGGCCCCCCAAAGCAGATGTTTCTGTTCTATCTACCCTCTCCTCCTCCattctctttcctcatttttttcccttcctcattCTTAACTTCATTAGAATCgaaaacatttctttattttttgcctagATGATGAGTGATTTTACAAAAtctgaacaaataaattaatcaGTGAAATGAAACCAAACCCTGAGTGTACTCCTCCCGGCTCACAAGTCACAGTTGGAATCACGGTCTTGCCAGTGGCAGAGGGTGGGCAGTTTAGGAGTTAAAATACTGGCATCctgagagatttttttctcccatggTCAAAATAAAAAGTCCCAGAATTCCTTCCTTTCTCAAGAAGGaacattcctgagataaatcagTGATGTTGGTTTGTGTAACTGTCATGTGGAAAAGATCTCCTATCATCACTACCGCTGAATATCCATGATAATTAAGAGTtatttctttccactttcttgaAAGGGTAGGTGGTACTATTTCCCAAGGAGGAAAAATTAACTCAAGCAGTGTGAGTTGCCCAAAGTCATCTGGCAAGAGACTCGAACCGCAGTCTGAACTGGTTCTTTCCATAAATATGATCTGATGAGTGCCCTCACAACCTCTCTTCCAGCAGCTTGTCCAGGTGACAGTCTCCCTCAAATAACACAGTCATAACTGCGGAGGTGAGATCAACCAATGCGAGCCTCGAAGTATCTCTCTGTTTTACTTATTAATGACAATGGGAAAAATAGTGAACTTACACTGGGGAAACCTGACAGACGTCCCCTTAACTGTGTGTactctcccccaaattcatacattgaagccctaacccccaatgtgatggtattcaGAGATGGGTCCTTGGGAAGGTAATTAAGTTTAGaagaggtcatgagggtgaggtGCTTCCAAGGAGAGCCTGGACAGCTTGCTCTCTCCTGtccctctccccaaccctccACCATGGGAGGACACGGCAAGAGGACAGCCTCATCTGAACCCAACCATGCTGCCAtcctgacctcagacttccagcctcctgaACTGTGAAAACATGAATGTCTGCAGTTTAAGCCAtgcagtctatggtattttgtggTAGCAGCAGTCCAAGCTACGACATCAACTGAGAGATCAGGGTAAAACTAGCTAGATATAAAACCTACTGACATATGTGGCCCTGGTACACTCACAAGGAAGAGCACATCACCCGCCCGGCGTGCCTGCCAAAAACGTATTACCTCACTGTGACCCTGAGAACATACCAGCTACACACAAACTGAGGGGCCGTCTACGAAATCCCCAATCAGGACTCTACAAAAGTGTCAAATCATGGAAGACAAGGAAAGAACAAAGATGTGTCAAAGACTGAAGAAGACAAAAGATGTGACGACTGAATACAACGTGGGATCCTGAGCTGGATCCTGGAACGGAAAAAGGACATCAGTGGGAAAATGGGTGAAGTCCGAGTCAAGTCTGCAGCTGTGAGCAGCGCTGCACCCACGGCGACGTCGCAGGTTTGACAGCTGTGCTATGGTTACGCGAGGTGTGAGCACCAGGAAAGCTGGGTggatgggaattctctgtactgcTGCCCCAACGCTTCCCCGAGtctaaaattaactcaaaagaaaaaggcttaaaaatgacCTCTCCCTGACCACAGTCATTCCTCTGGGTCTCATTAAAGGTGATGGGATTGTGTCCAGAAACTGTTAGCTTCAGAATCAATGGTCCGATGGGGCAGCAGCTTTACACACGCCAGACAGTGACATTCCAGCAAGGGAGCAGGGGCTTGCCATCGACACATCCTGAATTATTAGGGACAGTACGAGGAAGCCACTGACATGTGAGCAGAGGCTCGAGGAGGGGCATGTGCAGGAGGAGCagctgaggaggggagggagtgctTTAAAGAAGACTCTGCTTCAAGGGACACGGGAAGGAGAAGGTAGCTGGCCCAAtgcttgggtttttttcctaGATGGAAGTAACTATACTCTCCAGGCCAGCGGGTCACAGCTGGGGTCACAGAACACAGCTTTCTGAACTCTGGTGTCCCCTGCCCTGAACTGCTGAGCTCGGGAAATCTGCTTGGGAATCGCAGGGGACACTCTGGGATGCTCCTTCCCCAAGGGAAACCGGTACTTTAAGGCCTGAAGCCGCAGTCAGTCTGAGACCTCGCCCATTAACCTGCTAGAGCGCCCGAGGGGACCACAGGATACACCTGCCTGTGGGTGGGCATCCCTTCCCTGACAAGCTCCCAAGTTACCTGTGATCCGGTTGGAAATGCTGAAGAGCCTGGATGTCCTCTGCCGCTGCACAAACGGTTCCCGGTAGTACCGATCCCCAAAGCACATGCCCAGTAGTTCCTTGCGAACCGTCTTGTTCCAGAGGCCATAGATGAGGGGGTGGCAGATGGCGCTAGTAAAGGACAGCCACGTGGCCCAGGTCTCCAGGGTCGGGGACACATAGTTCTGCCCCCAGAGGGCCTCAGAGGTGATGACAACCATGTAGGGGCCCCAGGTGACCATGAAGGCACCAATGACCACCAGGATGGTGATGAGGGCTTTGCACTGGTTGGCCGAATAGACCACGCCCTGAAAGGCATTCTTCCTACTGCccgaggaggaggtggaggtgctGGAGTTCTTCCTCCCGTTCCTCTGTGCGTCCTCCTCCACGATGACCACGGTGCCACAGTGCACCTTGCGTGCTTTGACCCTGGCCACGCGGAAGATGAAGCCATAGCACACCAGCATGACCAGGAAGGGGAACAGGGCACACCAGATCTGCCAGAAGGCGGTATAGCCTGGCTCCCGGTGCCACGCAGCCACGCACATCCACTTGAACTCGTCGAACTCCACCGATGACCAACCAAAGAGAGGCGGCAGGCAGCCGATGAGGGAGTGGAGCCAGATGTAGGCAAGTGCCATCACAGCCCGGTTGCCCGTGATCTTCATGGGGTACACCATGGGGTACAGGACAGCATAGTAGCTAGAAAAAGGATGGAGGCAGTGAGAGCAA includes:
- the GPR161 gene encoding G-protein coupled receptor 161 isoform X2 — protein: MVYPMKITGNRAVMALAYIWLHSLIGCLPPLFGWSSVEFDEFKWMCVAAWHREPGYTAFWQIWCALFPFLVMLVCYGFIFRVARVKARKVHCGTVVIVEEDAQRNGRKNSSTSTSSSGSRKNAFQGVVYSANQCKALITILVVIGAFMVTWGPYMVVITSEALWGQNYVSPTLETWATWLSFTSAICHPLIYGLWNKTVRKELLGMCFGDRYYREPFVQRQRTSRLFSISNRITDLGLSPHLTALMAGGQPLRNSSSTGDTGFSCSQDSGTDVMLLEDYTSDDNPPSHTCPPKRRSSVTFEDEVEQIKEAAKNSILHVKAEVHKSLDSYAASLAKAIEAEAKINLFGEEALPGVLLATRTVPGVGAGSRRGSRTLATQRLQLQSIDEGNVLAAGQT
- the GPR161 gene encoding G-protein coupled receptor 161 isoform X1 is translated as MSLNSSLGHRKELSNLTEEDGGPGGGGVTEFISIVVITVAVCLGNLVIVVTLYRRSYLLTLSNKFVFSLTLSNFLLSVLVLPFVVTSSIRREWIFGVVWCNFSALLYLLISSASMLTLGVIAVDRYYAVLYPMVYPMKITGNRAVMALAYIWLHSLIGCLPPLFGWSSVEFDEFKWMCVAAWHREPGYTAFWQIWCALFPFLVMLVCYGFIFRVARVKARKVHCGTVVIVEEDAQRNGRKNSSTSTSSSGSRKNAFQGVVYSANQCKALITILVVIGAFMVTWGPYMVVITSEALWGQNYVSPTLETWATWLSFTSAICHPLIYGLWNKTVRKELLGMCFGDRYYREPFVQRQRTSRLFSISNRITDLGLSPHLTALMAGGQPLRNSSSTGDTGFSCSQDSGTDVMLLEDYTSDDNPPSHTCPPKRRSSVTFEDEVEQIKEAAKNSILHVKAEVHKSLDSYAASLAKAIEAEAKINLFGEEALPGVLLATRTVPGVGAGSRRGSRTLATQRLQLQSIDEGNVLAAGQT